The Clostridium septicum genome contains a region encoding:
- the ybaK gene encoding Cys-tRNA(Pro) deacylase: MAKVKTNAIRILEKNNVKYEIITYDSKDGKIDGISVAEKINRNIEEVYKTLVTIGNSNELYVFVIPVDKELDLKKAAKIVEEKKIEMIHVKDILKYTGYIRGGCSPFGMKKQYKTFVNDTAKNLEKVIVSGGKIGIQVEINPEALIEILDVKFQDIIK, translated from the coding sequence GTGGCAAAAGTTAAGACAAATGCAATTAGGATATTAGAAAAAAATAATGTTAAATATGAAATAATTACATATGATTCTAAAGATGGAAAGATAGATGGTATATCTGTAGCAGAAAAAATTAATAGGAATATAGAGGAAGTTTATAAGACTTTAGTTACTATAGGAAATAGTAATGAATTATATGTATTTGTTATACCAGTAGATAAAGAGTTGGATTTAAAGAAAGCAGCTAAAATAGTTGAAGAAAAAAAGATAGAAATGATACACGTTAAAGATATATTAAAATATACCGGTTATATAAGAGGCGGCTGTTCTCCATTTGGAATGAAAAAGCAGTATAAAACATTTGTAAATGATACGGCTAAAAACTTAGAAAAGGTAATAGTAAGTGGTGGGAAGATAGGAATTCAAGTAGAAATTAATCCAGAAGCCTTAATAGAAATTCTAGATGTAAAATTTCAAGATATAATAAAATAG
- the licT gene encoding BglG family transcription antiterminator LicT, which yields MIVEKILNNNVVVSIDPKTKKEVILMGCGIAFRKKVGQEVDESKIEKVFMVDDKRLGNKLKKLINQIPDGVFELSHEIICHASKELDRKLDKQICISLSDHIAFALKRYRNKIQIKNDLLDEIRRIHKEEYKVAHWAVDYLNKKLKINLPEDEAGFIALHLVNASYNETAKESLIATNVIKGVLNIIRYYYSVEFNEDDLNYDRLLTHLKYFAKRVITNNQHKESDSTFIELASQTYPEAFDCALKIRYYIENNYDYEVNNDEIVYLTMHIHRVISVLKDSN from the coding sequence ATGATTGTAGAAAAAATTTTAAACAATAATGTAGTTGTTTCAATAGACCCTAAAACAAAAAAAGAAGTTATCCTTATGGGGTGTGGAATTGCTTTTAGGAAAAAAGTAGGCCAGGAAGTTGATGAGAGCAAGATTGAGAAAGTGTTCATGGTTGATGATAAGAGGTTAGGGAACAAGCTAAAGAAACTAATCAATCAAATTCCAGATGGGGTATTTGAATTATCACATGAAATAATTTGTCATGCTAGTAAAGAGTTAGATAGAAAGCTTGATAAGCAGATATGTATTTCACTTTCTGATCATATAGCTTTTGCGTTAAAAAGATACAGAAATAAAATCCAGATAAAAAATGATTTATTAGATGAAATAAGACGTATTCACAAAGAGGAATACAAGGTAGCACATTGGGCAGTTGATTATTTGAATAAAAAATTAAAAATTAATTTGCCAGAAGATGAAGCAGGATTTATAGCTTTACATTTAGTAAATGCTAGTTACAATGAGACGGCTAAGGAATCACTTATTGCTACAAATGTTATAAAAGGAGTTTTAAACATAATAAGATATTATTATTCGGTAGAATTTAATGAGGATGACTTAAATTATGATAGACTTCTAACCCATCTTAAATATTTTGCGAAAAGGGTTATAACAAATAATCAACACAAGGAAAGTGATAGTACATTTATAGAATTAGCATCTCAAACTTATCCAGAGGCTTTTGATTGTGCTTTAAAGATAAGGTATTACATAGAAAACAACTATGATTATGAGGTTAATAATGATGAAATAGTATATTTAACTATGCATATTCACAGAGTTATTTCAGTTTTAAAAGATAGCAATTAA
- a CDS encoding ligand-binding sensor domain-containing protein, with protein MINRVKYIVSVLIFISISLGFFSNITFAVNNIDRNINFKSITIEDGLSQTSIEYLFQDSQGYMWIGTVDGLNRYNGHEFEIFRYKEDDKKSITGNYIAAVNEDSEGNIWIGTSKGLNKINTKTKEVKSYFPGKDGCNISHYNITEILVDSKNDIYVATVGGLNKYDKENDNFVRIYNSINTERALSNQFVYSITEDMNGNYWVGTEGGLNKIEKDGLVTKYYKNDSDNSISADTIFKVYADKEKGYLWIGTNNGGLNKLDLSTNKIEVFKNVPGDSKSLPGNFVQAILRDSRGTIWIGTDNGFCTLNEQTNEFTTYKAKVYDQQSLVNNNILSLCEDKSGTIWVGTYDGISLFNPDNIFKHYKKNPFDDNSLSENMIAGIYQDKDGLLWVGTVHSGVNTIDRENNIVTRYKNNPNDPNSISDDNIREIVGIDNEIWIATENGLNKYDKSTGKFTSYKSDGSDNSLIHDDVKTLYIDKDGILWIGTKNGLCSFDRKNTFTQYTDMLKENKIDDTMFADIYQDEDGIYWFASGLEGGLIKYNKETGEVKNYRTNEKNKKSLSYNAVKSIVSDSKGTLWIGTQYGLNKFDKNKEEFTRYTESDGLSNNFVYGILIDSEDNPWMSTNYGLSKFDVKKNKFMNFNVTDGLQGSEFNGHSYYKSENGEMFFGGTNGLTSFYPEHLIEKKFIPKVNIESVYNNGEEISIEDTITLNYDTNQFQLNFFMPDYRNMSKIQYAYRLEGLDDEWVFSENRNYANYTNLQPGHYRFLVKGRNSTGEWSEVRAINIKVSNPPWKTPIAYIIYLIILISVLYIIWNRVKILDSLVEQRTRELDSKFRENEELYAKLIRNEKYKNNYFVNLSHELRTPLNVILSTQQLITKLNEDNKPIPKEKISYYMSTLNRNSNRLLKLINNIIDTSKIESGSYKLDIQEYDIVYLVEEAALAMKDFIENNGIELIIDPEIEEKVIECDNTEIEKCVINLIANATKFTPYGGKIQVKLYDLNDWVKISVKDTGIGIEEKYHEAIFNRFGQAYNDVSEEHGGSGLGLTLTKQLVNLHHGEITVNSKLGEGSEFVITLPTNQKNY; from the coding sequence ATGATTAATAGGGTTAAATATATTGTATCTGTATTAATTTTTATTTCTATTAGTTTGGGTTTTTTTTCAAATATTACATTTGCAGTTAATAATATTGATAGAAATATAAATTTTAAAAGTATAACTATAGAAGATGGCTTATCACAAACATCTATAGAATATCTTTTTCAAGATAGTCAGGGATATATGTGGATAGGTACTGTAGATGGATTAAATAGATATAATGGACATGAATTTGAAATTTTTAGATATAAAGAAGACGATAAAAAGAGTATAACTGGGAATTATATAGCAGCTGTAAATGAAGATTCGGAAGGGAATATATGGATAGGAACATCTAAAGGTCTTAATAAAATAAATACTAAGACTAAGGAAGTAAAATCATATTTTCCTGGTAAAGACGGATGTAATATATCTCATTATAACATAACTGAAATATTAGTTGATTCTAAAAATGATATATATGTAGCAACTGTAGGTGGTTTGAATAAGTACGACAAAGAAAATGATAATTTTGTAAGGATATATAATTCTATTAATACTGAAAGGGCTTTAAGCAATCAGTTTGTTTACTCGATAACAGAAGATATGAACGGAAATTATTGGGTTGGAACTGAAGGCGGTTTAAATAAAATAGAAAAAGATGGTTTAGTAACTAAGTATTATAAGAATGATTCAGATAATAGCATAAGCGCTGACACAATATTCAAAGTTTATGCAGATAAAGAAAAAGGATATTTATGGATAGGTACAAATAATGGAGGTTTAAATAAATTAGATTTATCAACTAATAAAATTGAAGTATTTAAAAATGTACCAGGAGATTCAAAATCCTTACCAGGTAATTTTGTTCAGGCTATTTTAAGGGATAGCAGAGGTACAATTTGGATAGGAACGGATAATGGCTTTTGTACGCTAAATGAACAGACAAATGAATTTACAACCTATAAAGCAAAAGTTTATGATCAACAAAGTTTAGTAAATAATAATATATTAAGTTTGTGTGAGGATAAATCAGGAACTATTTGGGTTGGAACCTATGATGGAATAAGCTTATTTAATCCTGATAATATATTTAAACATTATAAAAAAAATCCTTTTGATGATAATTCATTAAGTGAAAATATGATTGCAGGGATATATCAAGATAAGGATGGATTATTATGGGTAGGAACTGTACATAGTGGTGTAAATACAATTGATAGAGAAAATAATATTGTAACTAGATATAAGAATAATCCTAATGATCCTAATAGTATAAGTGACGATAATATAAGGGAAATAGTTGGAATTGATAATGAAATTTGGATTGCAACAGAAAATGGATTAAATAAATATGATAAAAGTACAGGAAAGTTTACAAGCTATAAATCAGACGGAAGTGATAATAGTTTAATACATGATGATGTGAAGACTTTGTATATTGATAAAGATGGAATACTATGGATAGGGACAAAAAACGGACTTTGTAGTTTTGATAGAAAGAATACATTCACTCAATATACAGATATGCTTAAAGAAAATAAGATAGATGATACAATGTTTGCAGACATTTATCAGGATGAAGATGGAATCTATTGGTTTGCTTCAGGTTTAGAGGGTGGATTAATAAAATATAATAAAGAAACTGGTGAAGTTAAAAATTATAGAACTAATGAAAAGAATAAGAAAAGTTTATCTTATAATGCAGTAAAGTCGATTGTATCAGATAGTAAAGGGACTTTATGGATAGGGACTCAATATGGATTAAATAAATTCGATAAAAATAAGGAAGAGTTCACAAGATATACTGAATCAGATGGTCTTAGTAATAATTTTGTATATGGAATATTAATAGATAGTGAAGATAATCCGTGGATGAGTACAAATTATGGATTATCAAAGTTTGATGTTAAGAAGAACAAGTTTATGAATTTTAATGTAACGGATGGCTTACAAGGAAGTGAGTTTAATGGTCATTCTTACTATAAAAGTGAAAATGGAGAAATGTTCTTTGGTGGAACAAATGGATTAACAAGTTTTTATCCAGAGCATTTAATTGAAAAGAAGTTTATTCCTAAGGTAAATATAGAAAGTGTATACAATAATGGAGAGGAAATTTCTATTGAAGATACAATAACACTTAATTATGATACAAATCAATTTCAATTGAATTTTTTTATGCCAGACTATAGAAATATGAGTAAAATTCAATATGCATATAGATTAGAAGGGTTAGATGATGAATGGGTATTTTCAGAAAATAGAAATTATGCTAACTATACTAATTTGCAGCCTGGACACTATAGATTTTTAGTGAAAGGAAGAAATTCTACTGGAGAATGGAGCGAAGTAAGAGCTATAAATATAAAGGTTAGCAACCCACCTTGGAAAACTCCTATAGCTTATATAATATATTTAATTATATTAATAAGTGTACTATATATTATATGGAATAGAGTTAAAATTTTAGATAGTTTAGTAGAACAAAGAACAAGGGAACTAGATAGTAAATTTAGAGAAAATGAAGAACTTTATGCTAAATTAATCAGAAATGAAAAGTATAAGAATAATTATTTCGTAAATTTATCTCATGAATTAAGAACACCGTTAAATGTAATTTTATCAACTCAACAGCTTATAACTAAATTAAATGAAGATAATAAACCTATACCAAAAGAGAAAATAAGTTATTATATGAGTACATTAAATAGAAACTCTAATAGATTATTAAAATTAATAAATAATATAATAGATACCTCTAAAATAGAGTCGGGGTCATATAAATTAGATATACAAGAATATGATATTGTATATCTAGTTGAAGAAGCAGCTCTTGCAATGAAGGATTTCATAGAAAATAATGGAATAGAGCTTATAATAGATCCAGAGATAGAGGAAAAGGTTATAGAGTGTGATAACACTGAGATAGAAAAATGTGTAATTAATCTCATAGCAAATGCAACTAAATTTACTCCATATGGAGGTAAAATACAAGTTAAATTATATGACTTAAATGATTGGGTTAAAATAAGTGTTAAAGATACCGGAATTGGTATAGAAGAAAAGTATCATGAAGCTATATTTAATAGATTTGGTCAAGCGTATAATGATGTATCAGAAGAACACGGTGGTAGTGGCTTAGGATTAACTTTAACAAAGCAGTTAGTTAATTTGCATCATGGTGAAATTACAGTTAATAGTAAATTGGGAGAAGGTAGTGAATTTGTAATTACATTACCAACAAATCAAAAAAATTATTAG